Below is a window of Vigna radiata var. radiata cultivar VC1973A unplaced genomic scaffold, Vradiata_ver6 scaffold_51, whole genome shotgun sequence DNA.
CAGTACATCGTCATCTAGACGTGAAGAAGCCAACAAACTCGTACGGCCGGTGCGTTCAAGGCAATTCAGAACATCGAATTTGGGTGTTTCTGCATAACCAAGTAAGTTCACTTGAATTCACACTAACTTAATTTGTTTAGAAAGAAATTACCACTGAAGTGAAAACCCCTTGTTGCGCCAAAACGGCGAAGGGTAACACACTTATTAAATAAGGATAAACCAAAAATTTAGTCAAAGGCCGAAAGCCTTCAAAATATACATGTAATATCGCGCTAGGGGCCAAAAGCCTTATACTTACACCGATTCCCAAACGGTTGCATAATAAAGTCGTCAAAGAGAATACATAAACATTCACAATCATAACAAAGTTAAAACAGAAACGAGTTTTGTGGTCATCCACAGAGTATTGAATATTCAACTAGAAATTTAAATTCCTTCGGTGTTCACTTCCTCACCAAGGGTCTTCTCAGGAATTGGCACTTCGGTAACATCGAATGGCACATTGTTGGTCTCTACTGAAGGGGCATCAGTCTGTACACTAGCAGCaacctcctcttcctcttcttattCACCATCTGAATACGTTCCAGCAGGAACCTCTTTCGATGGGACTATCTTTCCATGGAGAATATCCTTCTCCACGTCTAGAGGAAGATCTTGTAGGGGTCGGTCGAGTAGAAAGGTAGCCTGCCGGATTGCCTTCTTAAACCCGCGAGTGTGCTCCAGAATAATGGCTCCTGCCATCTCCCTTTCTCGAGCCTTGGCTGCTATTAAGGAACTCTTCAAAGTGTTCCTTTCAATGGTAACTTCATTCAAGGCCTTTCGGGTAGCGGCTAGATCAGCAGTTTGACGATCCATATCCTTCTTCGTTGCCTGAAaggattttttcatgttttcaagTATGACACGACCTTCATTGATTGTCTTCTCGGTCGCCTCATATTTTGGCCCACATTCGGAATGGAGAAGGATAAGATCCATCAATTGCTTCTATAAGCCTTCAACTTCAGCCCTATCTTGATCATCCATATGGATCAGCTCTAGAGTAGAGGCGGTAGCACGAGCGCAAAACTCCAAAATATGTTGGCGGAGTTGCTGGCGAGGAGTATTCTTCAGCACCTTCATCTCGGTCGGATCCAGCTTGGGATCTATCTTATACCCCAAATCAAAATTGGCATCCCCATACGCCGTTTGGAAGGTCGCGGTCGGCGTCAACGTGTCCGGTTTCATCCACAGCAGTCCCCTTTGAGGGGTTCCTCGTTCTTTTCCCGGACGACATTTCTCTAAGAGGGATCACCCTCCTTTTCCTTTTCAGAGGAATTTCTTCCTCACCCTCAAGATTAACGACCGGCGCGGTTTGTGGAGGGGTGTAGGAGTCGGTACACTAGAGCCTTGACCTTGGAGCAGTTGAACCAATCAATAGTGGTCTTCTTCTTGCCCATGATAGCTGATACAAAAGAAACTTCAGTAAGAAAGATCATcaagtaattaataattgttaGTACGGAAACATACCAGAGACCCTTGAATCTAGGTCGTCGTGTGCCAGGCAATTCACTAGCTGCTTCGAAGAGAAAGGGCGAAGAGATAGTCCTTTCAGTGCACTGATAGCCTCTAATTCATAGGTTGACAATGAATCCTTATCCCAAGAAGTTATTGAGTAAGGGTTTTGAGTCCAGTATAAGGGAAATCTCTCGCTATCATCCTCATTAAGGAAGAACGGGCGGCCTAGGTCGGTGATAACTGCTctgaaaaagtgttttttaaagtctttgtacGAGTCCGCGTACAGTTTGAACAGGGTATTTTTGGGATCAGAAATAAGTGAAACCTAACCCCTTTTTGGAACCGGACGGGTTCTAAAGAAGTATAAAAACATGAGGGCGGTCAGTTTTATATCTAAAAATTTACAAACTACGCAAAACAACTGAATATAACCCCAGCTATTGGGATGAAGTTGCGTGGGGGCAACGTTTAGGTGTCTCAACACATTCATATGGAAATCAGAGAATGGAAGTCTAACATACATATCGACAAACAGACAAGTATACatgtaaaagaaatgtttttcaGAACCATGTCTATGATGGAAGACCTTCTCGTCTTCCCTACAGGGGGCCGATCTCACAGAACGCCCATAACTTAAATTCCTAAGGATGCAACTATTTTCTATCCATAATTCTAAGGATGCTTTATTCACAAAAGTGCTAGAGATGTCGTTAACATCTTGTGATGCCCAATCATAGTTAATAATATCAGTGTAATTTTCGGCATAGTCGTCAACTGCGACGCCGCCGTGAATAAAAACCTACTACCGTGGACAAGGGTGGAAATACCTACTTGGTCTGTGGTGGAAGGCCTATCAGATGAACTGGGTGCTACCTCTTGCCCCTTTTCTTCCACCACTGACGACGGCGAACCAAGATTAAAGGAAGAACTCATAATTACCTGAAAGATTGGAGCTACTAGGAGGAAGGGAAATGAAAGTGGCGGTTACAAAAACCCTACATTAATTACCCTATAACTGGCCGCAACTGTTAGAAAAACCCTTGACCGTTGGATCAAAGTGATCTGACGGCCAAGCGAACAAAACTCTTCAACTGCTCACAAGGCGGGAAAAAATTAATGATGGTTTGGAACTCAAGCGACGAGTCTCCAAAACGCTGCGTTACGGTGAGAATTTAAAATACTTCTGTGACGATTGAATTACTGGCTATTTAGGGTTACTTATGATCGCCCGGAATGTCAAGTCTACATCTCCTCTAAAGCAGTCGGTCAGTTGAGATTACTCGCTGAGAGAAACTGATCGGCTAGGATTCCCTCACACAATCAAAAGTCCTACATTCATTCGTTGGTCAAAATTCAACGCTTCATTTGGACTTGGGGGATGATGTATGATATGCTATTTGGGCCGAACGGTTGCAATTAGTAACCGCACGGTCCAGCATGCTTATTGGGCCTCAATCATATTAATGATAGGCCATTATCGCTTCCGTTATTGGGCCAATGGTCCATCACAACGATATAATCCATTGCGAATAATATCTTAACAATCTATATcagaaaagattaaataagaTATGAATAGCCAGGTATTCAGATATAAtcgtttatattatattctgtttatatttgataataatctatattaCAGGGCTGGAATCGTATACCAGGTACGCTCTCTCATACACTACTTgctttacaatattattaagtGATTTCACTTTGCATTCTCATATTGAGAACCATCAACCTTGCTTTCGAGGCTCGTCAACATTCACCCTGACTTGGGCATCGGAGTGTCTTTGCAGGTACCTCTCCCCCATCGGAGCTTGGATCATCTGGACGGTTGAAGATCAGAAGACAACAAGAGCGTcacgtcatccaggttagtCCCTTCGTTCCCCAAAATATTCGTACCGaaagtaatttataaattagtggTAATTGGAATGCTCCATaagaaaattccaaatcaaTGTATTCCGACATCAGCCCTCGCAGGAGttcaaaaatctaattaaattaaaaatggttcttaaaagtgaaagaaattatttcattttaatttatttccatACACAAtctaagaaataaatataaattcattttatcaaaaataaataaaaccaaacaGGATTTATTGGAACAATATAAGTACCAGAAAAATACTGTTATATATGGACTTATGAACTGATGAGTACCGCCCAGCTGTagtataaaactaataaatagtaaaaaaacaaaaaataaaatgaaattacttTGCgactttttctttgttattttgaaCTGTATTGACTTGTTCTTAAACTAGACCATTTTATTGTTCAAGTACAATTTCCTTTTGCAAATAACTAAATTCTTATcatgctttttttaattttataagttgtttgttttaaaacaacaaaggaaaaataagaaaatgaaatttaaaaacaacaaataggTATCTTGtggtcttttatttttttgtttttagatttgaattttttaattttatatttgaatttaaatttgaatttttttaattttatacttttatattttaaattttttataaaattctattaagaatttttatatttttctatattttaatttatattttttaaataaaactttttttaaaaaatattctatacatttttaatattttctttaatttttttttataaataaatctaaattatttacattaatattattaatttttaactttacattaagtttctttttaagtatttccatttacaattatattattattttattttatttttctaatttattacacacacaaatatttattacataaattattttaaccaaataaatacaaatttataaaatgtaattttccaaaaacaataataattactGTAACATCCATATAACTACTAAAAAAGACATCATATATAAAAGACTAAAGAACAAATAACTCAAAAAGAATATGTACAGTAGAGTTATCTCATACACAACTATTATATCAAATATACACACATACTAGGATTTTATACCTCTAAGATTTCTATTAcattaaaagcaaaaacaaaatactGATTTCCAAAAGGTGAAAAATGTATACTTCTAAGTTTTAACACCACTCCCACCTGCACTTGATCAACTAGAATTTCTTTATCTGCTCACACTATTAAGATGATCATTACAAACAAACAGGAATATACAGGCAgacaaacagaaaaaaaaaaaaaaaagagagtaagttAATATACCAAAAGATTAAatctaaacatttataaaacatAGTAACTCATATCAACACACATTGACACTAGACTCAATTATCCAGATTCATGCGTtgacatatatatttaatatagacATGCACTCATAGTAGTATTTAACTATGTAGAGTACGAAACAAATGAGTTATCATCCTACTACTTACGAGATTAATCTCATTCACATATAAGACCTAACCTATGCCCAGAAAACCAATTGACTCCCTATAGTTATAGTTATCGAATCATATGAAAAGAGAACGAGAACTCCTAAAAAGAAGTCAAAGAATTCTAAAAGAGTGATTTATAGagatgatatattttaaaataacgaaACTCGttcataacaaaactatttatattaaaattatttaattttaaaataattgagtatcgttatttttaaatcactactacttctaaaatatcattttctaggttttacaattacaatattttattatgataatttttcttcttatcatAATTACAACATgtttaaattatcttatttattataatcattcttcaaaacttttattcctaattaatttataaattaaattaaatatattttttaagtttatattcacatgagtttataaaaaattataaatttttgataAAGTAATTCATCATAAATAGATATACaaatctaaaaattataaaaaaatgttgctAAGAATtcgtgttttaaaaaaaaaacaaattctagCTGCAAACAACCTAAAAAAACATGATGAAAATTTAGTATTTCACAAAAAGAAACTGAATAAAAGGGGTCTAGTCTGGAAAAAATATTTCCTGACGATCTACTCACATCCATAGAGTTCAAAAGTGATCAATAAAAAAAGATCTAACTTTGCTGCAAAACTTTTAATtgttcagtagatacataaattAGTAGCGATAGAAACAAGCTAAGCTAGGaacctaaaaattattaatacaattacttttattttctctaaaataaccagttataaaattaatattgagAAAAGTTGTTTAGTTTGTGTAAATTCAGATTAATTTAGCTATTACAAGTTTCAGTTCAATTCTGTTATTTTGGTCCACCTAAGTGAACCACGCAAAATGCACCCACATTAAGGTTTTCTTATTCTGTCATTGTGAACCCAAAAAAACTGGTCGTTGTTCAAAGAGCAAATTATCTAAAAGGTAAGgtaaattaatttctttgatttatttataacttgGTATGTTAATATGATTCAACCAAAAATCCACACTAAACAAACATAGCATGATTTCCTTGACTGTTCAAAATTAAATACtgtataaattacaaaaatgaacaatacaatataatttattgattcCCCTTGATTGCtctaaatatatcaattataaaatattatatatttttacaaactGGATTAGACTATGTTTGAATTATGAAATATTCCTGTAAGATTTATTCAGTAAGAAATCCCActggattattttttaaactaattcttGTAGGCACAACAAGTGTTTGTTTTACTGAACATTtctaaaagaatttgaaaataggaatttgtctttacaGTTTTTATTCTTATGCCGAGAAGGtgaaagatttatatttatacgaTAACgacagaatttttttttttaactatattagaatataaaaattattttaaaataataataatagttattcaaacataattttttatatacccTATAATATAacgttttatttataatattttggtaatataaaaaagtagaagtagaatattgataattaaaaaaaaaaaaagactcagGAGTCTCAGTTATCCAACCATAATTCGGCAAATTATTTCTAGTTTCTCCATCCAGTAGAACCATTTAATTAGCAACAAAATTAAAGACTTAAAATTTGCAACttaattatttagaatataaacattaaattacaaCTTGAAGAAATTTCATTCTATATATTGCTATAAATTCCAAAAgtcaattaaaaatcaaatttaaaaactagtTAGGTTTCTATCTCACTGCAAAACTCATTTCAAAGACATAAAAGCAAGTGGCATTAGTTTTGAAtctgttaaaaattattagaaagcAATGAATTAAAGTTTATCAGGTAATTTCCAAACACATGAATGGTcaatagaaattgaaaatataaatggaATACTGTGAAAAGAATGGGAAAAGTACACAATATCACAAAATgacaaaatataacataaactGATTAAGAAGTTTAATCCAGCAAAGTAATGAACAGTTACTGTGGTACAAAATTTAAGAGTTCTGATAGTAACGAGAGAAGAGTTTAGGGTCACCAGTAACCGTAGGAACTCCTCAATTTTGTATCATAGAAATCCTAAATACAAAGTTCTACTCAAACTTTatagaataatatataagattaaGATTGCAAGATTGATAAGAAAAAACCATGTAGATGCAGCAAAATGGAGAACTATACAGACTGTTCAGTCCTCATCATTGGCACAAGGCAGCTCATTGAGATCGAAGTTCAGTTTCTTGACACCTGAAGATTGGCATGGCTGGTCTGCTAAGGTTGTTTCATTAAATGATGGCTCCTCCATCTTGTTCATGTTACTGGAGCTGCTAGAGTTGTTTTGTTCAGCTACAGCTTCCGAGGGGTTTGGCTCATCAATGCTCACAGTATTCTTCTCTTTGTGTACTGATCTGTGTCCTCCTAGGCCTTGGAAAGTTTTGAAGCTTTTTCCACATGCAGCACATTTATACCAATCTGTTTTCTCTTGACTTGCTTTCTCAGATTCCGAGTCTTTTGTCCTTGAATTCAGTACCAATTTCTTACCGGTCTTCCCTTTCTTATCCATATTAATCTTCTTCACATCAGAAGGACCAACATGATCTTGCATAGTTGGGGTAACCGATTCACCATTCAAATCATCAAaactcttcatcttcttctcatCATGGTTATGATCAACCCCAGATTCAGATAAACCCTTGCACCTGTTCAGCTCATTACCCTCACCATCACATTCCCCAACCCCATTAGACGTGCTTCCCAAATTCAATTCacctttaaataaaaactttatctTCTTCACCTTATCTTTCTTACTGGGTGACGATTCAAAAGTCTTCCTTTTGCGCTGTTTGATTAGGGTTGGGGCACTCTTTGGCAGCACTTCGTCCTTCTTGGGGAAAACCCTATTCCACTCATGACTAGAAAAGTAGTTAGAACAACTCATGTACAAAAGAGTTTCAGCAGCCTGATACGCACCAATAGAGCTTCTGCCTCTTGTATCTTTACAAAGCCAGCTGGGTGAAGTACACATTAAAAGATCAATCTCATTTCTGCGATGTTCATAAGGCGAGATCAGTCGGTCGccaccatcatcaacatcatgaTCCTCCTTATTGTTCTCCATTGAATCAGaattggaggaagaagaaggagaatagtagtaagaagaagaaggagaagatgaGTTCTTTTGAGTAGGAGGGGACACACCCCTCCATGGTCTCTCAGGATGAGACCTCATGTGACCAAACAAAGCATTcttggtgggaaattccttctTGCAAATACAACAAATGTGTTTGCCATCATCATCGTCAAAATCACAGATAACCCTAATGTTATTATCACCACCAGGTTTTGATGTGTGATTATAAGTGAAACGGGTCTTTACCTTCTTTTGTTGCTGCTGTTTCATAAAGTGGGATCTTCTGTGACCACCTAAAGCCTTGCCGCAGCCAAAAGTCTTGAGGCAGATATCACACTGACTCAGTTTTGGGGAAGGGTTTTCCTCATCCGCCACTGATTCAACTTCAGCTTTGCAAGAACCCAAAACGGatctcttcatcttctctttcGTGAAAGAATCCAAAACGTGATCAGAAACTGCTTCTTTACCATTATCTCTGCGATCCATCTTAGAAACACAGAAAACCAAAGAATGAGCTAGGGTTAAGAAGAAACAACAATCTGaaaccaaaaatcaaacaagaacaaataaaaatgcTACAATCATTCACCAAAGAAACCTTTTTACCTTTAGAGTGATTGAAGAgagatgagaattgaagaaggtAGAAAATTGTGGTACCAATCCGAAGAACAGAAACTTAGTGTTTGTTGGATTATTCCGAAGATTCACAAAGATAAAAGGAAGGAGATATAATAATCATCTTAACTGAGAAGAGGGGAGAAGGAACACATGAGAGAGAAAGCCGCAAAGATATAATCTCTCACAAAGAGATGCAGCAATTAAGTGAgtattcaatattttcaaaaataacagaTTTCATGCTGCCAATGACtctttaattatcttaattaaccctttttttttttatctctaatatagaaatattttctAGGTCAAATTATCTTTCAAAGCTTTCTGTCCTAAATATATTATTCGGCTAATTTTATTCCTTCACCCTAATTACTCAGAAAATCTTTATTTCTTGTGAGAATATATTGAGATAATCTCTTTcctatatattaaaacatactTCTTCCCAAACCGTTTTcctctattttaattttttttaatataatgcaCTCTCTTTTCTCCAATGTTTATGTTCCACGTGtcttctttattatattaaatctcTTTCACACTTTAATATGAGAAATTAGTGTTTTCTTCTGCTGAACTCAATGGCTTCTGTCTAATTTCACACACAAAATAATTGTTGAATACAGCTTAATATTTAGACTAATAAGgcctaaaatatttttaaataattatttatgatattaaattacatattaatttctattttcatttctacatattttttttgttatttaaggAGTTCAAGATTGTTATGTAATAATACATGTCAACAAATTTtgtatgtataaaaaaataagaaatccaaaaatttcattataaCTTTTCCACATTGCTATatcaatcaatatttttaaattatattatttctcttttaaattcACCACTAGTACGAGGACCTGAAA
It encodes the following:
- the LOC106780682 gene encoding uncharacterized protein LOC106780682, whose translation is MDRRDNGKEAVSDHVLDSFTKEKMKRSVLGSCKAEVESVADEENPSPKLSQCDICLKTFGCGKALGGHRRSHFMKQQQQKKVKTRFTYNHTSKPGGDNNIRVICDFDDDDGKHICCICKKEFPTKNALFGHMSWLCKDTRGRSSIGAYQAAETLLYMSCSNYFSSHEWNRVFPKKDEVLPKSAPTLIKQRKRKTFESSPSKKDKVKKIKFLFKGELNLGSTSNGVGECDGEGNELNRCKGLSESGVDHNHDEKKMKSFDDLNGESVTPTMQDHVGPSDVKKINMDKKGKTGKKLVLNSRTKDSESEKASQEKTDWYKCAACGKSFKTFQGLGGHRSVHKEKNTVSIDEPNPSEAVAEQNNSSSSSNMNKMEEPSFNETTLADQPCQSSGVKKLNFDLNELPCANDED